In one window of Candidatus Hydrogenedentota bacterium DNA:
- a CDS encoding ATP-dependent Clp protease ATP-binding subunit yields MWERFTERAKHVVSAAREEATRLGSEYVRTEHILLGLCREPEGIAARALENLGVDIEALAIEIEQQVQPGSAVVSGDEIAFTPRAKKVLELAVEEARRFNHSYIGTEHILLGLLKEGEGIAAKVLQDMKIDLGRIQAEVIRLLGDQGRSGSEQAQTGKKSQTPALDNFGRDLTQLAREEKLDPVIGREGEIERVIQVLSRRTKNNPVLIGEAGVGKTAIVEGLARAIIAGDVPDLLLKKRVLTLDLAGVVAGTKYRGQFEERLKSVMKEIRRADNIILFIDELHTIVGAGAAEGAVDAANMLKPALARGELQCIGATTMDEYRKYIEKDAALARRFQTIIVEAPSVEQTIEIIKGLRDKYEAHHRVKFSDEAVIAAAKLSNQYIADRFLPDKAVDVIDEAGSRARLQITTRPHALKEIELEIEAITQEKESAIRRQEYEKAAALRDKERTYINKLEDKKREWEMKRDSSETIINEEDIAYIVSKWTGVPLTKLEEKESERLLRMREELHRSIIGQHEAIDSITRAIQRSRAGFRDHARPVGSFLCLGPTGVGKTLMAKTLATFLFGNEDALITVDMSEYMERFAVSRLTGAPPGYVGYNEGGQLTEQVRRRPYSVVLFDEIEKAHPDVFNALLQVLEEGQMTDSTGRRVDFRNTVIIMTSNVGARRIGKGGGTLGFQRDDQESMYLKMKERVIEEAKKVFNPEFMNRLDDTLVFHRLTDEQLIDIVDIQVKDMVERVAAKGVHLRLRHEAKEFLVRLGSNEEYGARPLRRAVQTYIEDPLAELLLRGNLEPGTQIEVWPSDAEDKLVFEQAELAAEGITT; encoded by the coding sequence ATGTGGGAACGATTTACGGAGCGCGCAAAACATGTCGTGAGCGCCGCACGTGAAGAGGCCACCCGCCTGGGTAGCGAATACGTGCGCACGGAGCACATCCTCCTTGGGCTTTGCCGCGAGCCGGAGGGGATTGCCGCCCGAGCCCTCGAAAACCTGGGTGTGGATATAGAAGCCCTGGCCATCGAGATTGAGCAGCAGGTCCAGCCCGGTTCCGCCGTGGTTTCCGGCGACGAAATTGCCTTCACGCCCCGCGCCAAGAAGGTGCTGGAGCTGGCGGTGGAGGAAGCGCGTCGTTTCAACCACAGCTACATCGGCACGGAACACATTCTGCTCGGCCTGTTGAAAGAGGGCGAAGGCATTGCCGCCAAAGTCTTGCAGGACATGAAGATAGACCTTGGCCGCATCCAGGCGGAGGTCATCCGCCTGCTGGGCGATCAGGGCCGTTCGGGCAGCGAGCAGGCGCAGACGGGCAAGAAATCCCAGACGCCCGCGCTGGATAACTTTGGTCGCGACTTGACCCAACTTGCCCGGGAAGAAAAGCTTGACCCGGTCATCGGTCGCGAAGGCGAGATCGAGCGCGTGATCCAGGTGCTCAGCCGCCGGACGAAGAACAACCCCGTACTGATTGGCGAGGCCGGTGTGGGCAAGACGGCGATTGTCGAAGGGCTGGCCCGGGCGATCATCGCGGGCGACGTACCCGATCTGCTTTTGAAGAAGCGCGTGTTGACGCTGGATCTGGCGGGGGTGGTGGCGGGCACGAAGTACCGCGGCCAGTTTGAAGAGCGCCTCAAGTCGGTGATGAAGGAAATCCGCCGCGCGGACAATATTATTCTGTTTATCGACGAACTCCACACGATTGTGGGCGCGGGCGCGGCCGAGGGTGCCGTGGATGCGGCCAACATGCTCAAGCCGGCCCTGGCGCGCGGCGAGCTCCAGTGCATCGGCGCGACGACGATGGACGAATACCGCAAGTATATCGAGAAAGACGCGGCGCTTGCCCGCCGCTTCCAGACGATTATCGTGGAAGCGCCCAGTGTGGAGCAGACGATTGAGATTATCAAAGGCCTGCGCGACAAGTACGAGGCCCACCACCGGGTGAAATTTTCGGACGAGGCCGTCATTGCCGCCGCGAAGCTTTCGAATCAGTACATCGCCGATCGTTTCCTGCCCGACAAGGCGGTGGACGTGATCGACGAGGCGGGTAGCCGCGCTCGTCTTCAGATTACGACCCGCCCCCACGCGCTGAAGGAGATCGAGCTCGAAATCGAGGCGATCACCCAGGAGAAGGAGTCGGCGATCCGCCGACAGGAATACGAGAAGGCGGCGGCGCTCCGGGACAAGGAGCGGACCTACATCAACAAGCTCGAGGACAAGAAGCGCGAGTGGGAGATGAAGCGGGACTCGTCGGAGACGATCATCAACGAAGAGGACATTGCCTATATTGTGTCCAAATGGACGGGCGTGCCCCTTACGAAGCTGGAGGAGAAAGAGTCGGAGCGGCTCCTGCGCATGCGCGAAGAGTTGCACCGCTCGATCATCGGCCAGCACGAAGCCATTGATTCGATCACGCGGGCGATCCAGCGTTCCCGCGCGGGTTTCCGGGATCATGCGCGGCCGGTGGGCTCTTTCCTGTGCCTCGGGCCGACGGGCGTGGGCAAGACGCTCATGGCCAAGACGCTGGCAACGTTCCTCTTCGGCAACGAAGACGCGCTGATCACGGTGGACATGTCGGAGTACATGGAACGCTTCGCGGTTTCTCGCCTGACTGGTGCGCCTCCCGGCTACGTGGGCTACAACGAGGGTGGTCAGTTGACCGAGCAGGTGCGTCGTCGGCCCTATTCCGTGGTGCTTTTCGACGAAATTGAAAAGGCCCACCCGGACGTGTTCAACGCGCTGCTTCAGGTGCTCGAAGAGGGGCAGATGACCGATTCCACCGGACGCCGCGTTGATTTCCGGAATACGGTCATCATCATGACGAGCAACGTGGGCGCGCGCCGGATTGGCAAGGGCGGCGGCACGCTGGGCTTCCAGCGGGACGACCAGGAGTCCATGTATCTGAAAATGAAGGAGCGGGTGATAGAAGAGGCCAAGAAAGTCTTCAATCCCGAATTCATGAACCGCCTGGACGACACGCTGGTTTTCCACCGTCTGACGGACGAGCAGTTGATTGACATTGTCGATATACAGGTCAAGGATATGGTGGAACGGGTGGCGGCAAAGGGTGTACACTTGCGGTTGCGCCACGAGGCCAAAGAGTTCCTGGTTCGCTTGGGAAGTAACGAGGAATATGGCGCTCGGCCCCTCCGGCGCGCGGTACAAACGTACATCGAGGATCCCCTGGCGGAATTGCTGCTTCGGGGCAACTTGGAACCTGGAACCCAAATCGAAGTCTGGCCCTCGGACGCGGAAGACAAGCTCGTGTTCGAACAGGCTGAATTAGCTGCGGAAGGTATCACTACTTGA
- the bamA gene encoding outer membrane protein assembly factor BamA, with protein MKKLALGLALALFTVLTQSQAGAQAGGTVGEVRIDGLERVSEQLVRSKLEVQAGQEYNPLAVSRDIRRLNELGFFTQIKADAARENNALTITYIVAEKQVIEKVLVMGNKKIKERRILSALSMREGDPFIPEAYEEERIAILGLYEGKGFANTTVDVVAERVGPSRMRLIYTIQEGRKARIRSIKFEGNDTLSGRKLRKLMATKQARWFLGGKYEEEKLEFDLQQIINNYGDFGRLEAEITKTDLLYSDNGKKMDLTIHVQEGAEYKLDNLEIAGNAVFDDDELLEQVEVTAGEVHNKSQVEKDAAELQDGYQSSGYVAANVSPVVILDKDNKTTRVTHKIEEGDLKYIREVKIIGNELTKDEVIRRQLALEPGERYDGSRLELSKRNLQRTEYFETVRTNLNFADDEDLFTDLIFDVEEGKQGNFNFGAGFSSDEGLGGFAELRLNNFDALNWPNFTGGGQQLALKFNIGSQRDQYSLSFTDPEFLGYPFAVGFDVFDDSYEVRGGADYTEDRQGGQLRLGKTLSNYVSMRSALRHETTEITGLPFFVNPIIRRQAQESTTISLQNEFERNTLDAFRDPTKGSKHVLSLEFAGLGGDNDFYKVFMDSQWYRALDEKEKWIFSFRSREGYVAEYGNSDYVPLTDKFYAGGTNTVRGYDNRDIGPKAKEYIFFGDEFPLGGNITYIGNLELKYKLTEQMRFYTFIDAGGVWDDSDFDFGEMRYSAGIGIGMEVPRLGPIRVDYGIPLNADEDQGSGRLHLISGIRF; from the coding sequence TTGAAGAAACTAGCGTTGGGTCTCGCCCTCGCGCTGTTCACTGTCCTTACTCAATCCCAGGCGGGCGCCCAGGCGGGCGGAACCGTTGGGGAAGTGCGTATCGATGGTCTGGAACGCGTTAGTGAACAGTTGGTCCGTTCGAAGCTGGAAGTGCAGGCCGGTCAGGAGTACAACCCGCTGGCCGTCTCCCGCGACATCCGCCGGTTGAACGAGCTGGGGTTCTTCACCCAGATCAAGGCCGATGCCGCCCGCGAGAACAACGCGCTGACGATCACGTACATTGTTGCCGAGAAGCAGGTCATTGAAAAGGTCCTGGTGATGGGCAACAAGAAGATCAAGGAGCGCCGGATCCTTTCGGCGCTCTCCATGCGCGAAGGGGATCCCTTCATTCCCGAGGCCTACGAGGAGGAGCGCATTGCCATTCTGGGGCTGTATGAAGGCAAGGGCTTTGCGAACACCACGGTGGACGTGGTGGCGGAGCGGGTTGGCCCCTCGCGCATGCGCCTGATCTACACGATCCAGGAAGGTCGGAAAGCGAGAATCCGCAGTATCAAGTTTGAAGGCAACGACACGCTTTCGGGGCGCAAATTGCGCAAGCTGATGGCGACAAAGCAGGCCCGGTGGTTCCTGGGCGGCAAGTATGAGGAAGAGAAGCTCGAGTTTGACCTCCAGCAGATCATCAACAATTATGGCGATTTCGGCCGGCTTGAGGCGGAGATCACCAAGACCGATCTTCTTTACAGCGACAACGGCAAGAAGATGGACCTGACGATCCACGTTCAGGAAGGGGCGGAGTACAAGCTGGACAACCTCGAGATCGCGGGCAACGCGGTATTCGACGACGACGAGCTTCTGGAGCAGGTGGAGGTGACGGCGGGCGAAGTGCACAACAAGTCGCAGGTGGAGAAAGACGCCGCCGAACTTCAGGACGGCTACCAGAGCAGCGGCTATGTCGCGGCCAACGTTTCACCGGTGGTTATCCTGGATAAAGACAACAAGACCACGCGGGTGACGCACAAGATTGAGGAGGGCGACCTCAAGTACATCCGGGAAGTAAAGATTATCGGCAACGAACTCACGAAGGACGAGGTTATCCGCCGCCAGCTCGCGCTGGAGCCGGGGGAGCGCTACGACGGTTCGCGCCTGGAGTTGAGCAAGCGCAACCTCCAGCGCACGGAATATTTTGAGACGGTGCGTACGAATCTGAACTTTGCCGACGACGAGGACCTTTTCACCGATCTGATCTTCGACGTGGAAGAGGGCAAGCAGGGCAACTTCAATTTTGGCGCGGGGTTCAGCAGCGACGAAGGCCTGGGCGGCTTTGCCGAGTTGCGGCTGAACAACTTTGACGCGTTGAACTGGCCCAACTTTACGGGCGGCGGCCAGCAGTTGGCGTTGAAGTTCAACATCGGCAGCCAGCGCGACCAGTACTCCCTGAGTTTCACGGATCCCGAGTTCCTGGGCTATCCCTTCGCGGTGGGCTTTGACGTGTTCGACGATTCCTACGAAGTTCGGGGCGGCGCGGACTATACGGAAGATCGCCAGGGCGGCCAGTTGCGCCTGGGCAAGACCCTTTCGAACTATGTGAGCATGCGGTCGGCGCTGCGCCATGAGACGACCGAGATCACGGGCCTGCCCTTCTTTGTGAACCCGATTATCCGGCGTCAGGCGCAGGAAAGCACGACGATCAGTCTGCAGAACGAGTTTGAGCGCAATACGCTCGATGCGTTCCGGGACCCGACGAAAGGCAGCAAGCACGTGCTTAGCCTGGAATTTGCGGGCCTGGGCGGGGACAACGACTTCTATAAGGTCTTCATGGATTCCCAGTGGTACCGGGCGCTGGACGAGAAAGAGAAGTGGATCTTCTCCTTCCGGTCTCGCGAGGGTTACGTAGCGGAGTACGGAAACTCGGACTACGTGCCTCTTACGGACAAGTTCTACGCGGGCGGCACCAACACGGTGCGCGGCTATGACAACCGCGACATTGGCCCCAAGGCGAAGGAGTATATCTTCTTTGGCGACGAGTTCCCGCTGGGCGGCAACATTACCTATATCGGCAATCTGGAGTTGAAGTACAAGCTCACGGAGCAGATGCGTTTCTACACCTTCATCGACGCGGGCGGGGTGTGGGACGACAGCGATTTCGACTTTGGCGAGATGCGTTACAGCGCCGGTATCGGCATTGGCATGGAAGTGCCGCGCCTTGGACCGATTCGCGTGGATTACGGCATCCCGCTGAACGCGGACGAGGATCAGGGCAGCGGACGTCTCCACCTGATTTCGGGCATCCGGTTCTAG
- a CDS encoding OmpH family outer membrane protein: MTHALKNFVIASACCALFAAFGSTHAFAQDTSYKIGVVNMQEVLAKYDKRKSKYDDLQKQVDALQSGIDAKSKAIEAAKADYEKKQKEGKIPAEELSALELKIRSDYVDYQAELTRSQQKIDSMEEEVLKEVLKDVQEKLESIATAGKYHLILNHRSGPNGAVLYAAPAIDITSQVLAELNK, translated from the coding sequence GTGACACATGCACTGAAAAATTTCGTGATCGCGTCCGCCTGCTGCGCACTCTTTGCCGCTTTTGGATCCACCCACGCGTTCGCCCAGGATACGAGCTACAAGATCGGCGTGGTGAACATGCAGGAAGTGCTGGCCAAGTACGACAAGCGCAAGTCCAAGTATGACGACCTCCAGAAGCAGGTGGATGCCCTTCAGTCCGGAATCGACGCGAAGTCCAAGGCGATTGAGGCGGCCAAGGCGGACTACGAGAAGAAGCAGAAGGAAGGCAAGATTCCCGCCGAAGAGTTGTCGGCGCTGGAACTTAAGATCCGCAGCGACTATGTGGATTACCAGGCCGAGCTGACCCGCAGCCAGCAGAAGATCGACAGCATGGAAGAGGAAGTGCTGAAGGAAGTCCTGAAGGATGTTCAGGAGAAGCTGGAGTCGATTGCGACGGCGGGCAAGTACCACCTGATCCTGAACCACCGCAGCGGCCCGAACGGCGCGGTGCTCTATGCGGCTCCGGCCATCGACATTACCTCTCAGGTGCTTGCCGAGTTGAACAAGTAA
- the lpxD gene encoding UDP-3-O-(3-hydroxymyristoyl)glucosamine N-acyltransferase, with translation MNLTVGDIAALVGGKVSGDSSVTITGVNGVDEAGDGDLCFIRNAQYLPQLAKSGASAVLIQEAPADLTIPAILVPKPDLAFAMVLKYCETQQLRHPSGIHPAAVIDPSVMLGANVAVGACAVIEADVQIGDGAIIYAGVYVGHASRIGAGSIIYPNVTIREETEIGAGCIVHAGATLGSDGFGYAPLEGAWMKIPQVGRVVLEDEVEIGSCTSVDRATFGETRIGKGTKIDNLVQIGHNVRIGEHCALAGMVGVAGSAQLRDRVQVGASAGLKGHITVGEGAIVAARSGVVKSVEPGAIVSGFPAIDHDEERRVMVAQRRIPELIRRVRSLERELEALKEQLT, from the coding sequence ATGAATCTGACCGTCGGCGACATAGCCGCCCTGGTGGGTGGAAAGGTCTCCGGAGACTCCTCCGTCACGATCACCGGCGTCAACGGTGTCGACGAAGCCGGCGACGGCGACCTCTGCTTCATCCGGAATGCGCAATACCTGCCCCAGTTGGCGAAGTCGGGTGCGTCGGCCGTCCTCATTCAGGAGGCCCCGGCGGACCTGACGATTCCGGCGATCCTGGTACCGAAGCCGGATCTGGCCTTCGCCATGGTGTTGAAGTATTGCGAGACGCAGCAGCTCCGCCACCCTTCGGGCATCCACCCGGCGGCGGTGATTGACCCTTCGGTCATGCTGGGTGCGAACGTGGCGGTGGGCGCGTGCGCGGTGATTGAAGCGGATGTGCAAATTGGCGACGGTGCCATCATCTATGCGGGCGTGTATGTGGGGCATGCCTCGCGGATTGGCGCGGGCAGCATCATCTATCCGAACGTGACGATCCGGGAAGAAACAGAAATTGGCGCGGGTTGTATCGTACATGCGGGGGCCACACTTGGCAGCGATGGATTCGGCTATGCGCCGCTTGAAGGCGCCTGGATGAAGATCCCCCAGGTGGGCCGGGTGGTGCTGGAGGATGAAGTTGAGATTGGATCGTGCACTTCGGTGGACCGTGCGACCTTTGGCGAGACGCGCATCGGAAAAGGTACGAAAATTGACAATCTGGTGCAGATCGGACACAATGTTCGCATTGGCGAACACTGTGCTCTGGCGGGCATGGTGGGCGTCGCGGGCAGTGCGCAGTTGAGAGATCGCGTCCAGGTGGGCGCGTCGGCGGGGTTAAAAGGCCATATCACGGTGGGCGAGGGCGCCATCGTCGCCGCACGTAGCGGTGTTGTGAAGTCTGTGGAGCCCGGCGCGATCGTATCGGGATTCCCGGCCATCGATCACGACGAAGAGCGGCGGGTGATGGTCGCACAACGACGTATTCCAGAGCTGATCCGGCGGGTCAGAAGCCTGGAGCGCGAACTGGAAGCATTGAAAGAACAGCTTACATGA
- the lpxC gene encoding UDP-3-O-[3-hydroxymyristoyl] N-acetylglucosamine deacetylase, producing MSKQKTISKPVSFSGIGLHTGSLTTVTFKPAPENSGITFFRVDIKDSPPIPANIDYVVDVSRGTTIGIGEAKVHTVEHALAAMVGLGIDNLNIELDAEEIPNGDGSSLPVMSTLQKAGIVEQDAEKQYIQVDRPVYYRQGDVTLSILPSDELRVSMTIAYDHVAIGTQYASYTITEDTFAREIAPARTFCFLREVKMLQEKGLIRGGSLESAVVIGDDTILNDELRFPDEFVRHKILDLIGDMYLLGRPVKGHVVGVKGGHEKNVLFSKQIRDTMANGNGKRHVDRRTLPTLNTPPALDVNKIMKILPHRYPFLLVDRILSFVPMERVTGIKNVSVNEPFFQGHWPETPVMPGVMIIEAMAQVSAVLIFGDNRDPDGKLAFFLGVDKARFRRTVVPGDQLVIECEMVRRRKNACKVAAKALVDGVVVAEAVMTFGLMTPDSRLAE from the coding sequence ATGAGCAAACAGAAGACGATCAGCAAGCCTGTTTCCTTCTCCGGTATCGGACTCCACACGGGAAGTCTGACCACGGTCACCTTCAAGCCGGCCCCGGAAAATTCGGGGATTACGTTCTTCCGTGTGGATATCAAAGACAGCCCCCCGATTCCGGCGAATATCGACTATGTGGTTGATGTCTCCCGGGGGACGACCATCGGCATTGGCGAGGCGAAAGTTCACACGGTGGAGCATGCGCTGGCGGCGATGGTGGGGCTGGGCATCGACAATCTGAACATTGAGCTTGATGCCGAGGAAATTCCCAATGGCGACGGCAGCTCTCTTCCTGTGATGTCCACGCTGCAGAAGGCGGGCATTGTGGAACAGGACGCGGAGAAGCAGTATATCCAGGTGGACCGCCCGGTGTACTATCGTCAGGGCGACGTTACGCTGAGTATTCTGCCTTCGGACGAACTCCGGGTATCCATGACGATTGCCTATGACCACGTGGCCATCGGCACGCAGTACGCTTCGTACACGATTACCGAAGACACCTTTGCCCGGGAAATTGCCCCGGCGCGGACCTTCTGCTTCCTTCGCGAAGTGAAGATGCTCCAGGAGAAGGGCCTGATTCGGGGCGGCAGCCTGGAGAGCGCCGTGGTCATCGGCGACGACACGATTCTTAATGACGAGCTCCGGTTTCCCGACGAATTCGTGCGCCACAAGATTCTGGACCTGATTGGCGACATGTACCTTCTGGGACGTCCGGTGAAGGGCCACGTGGTGGGCGTAAAGGGCGGTCACGAGAAGAACGTGTTGTTCTCCAAGCAGATTCGCGACACGATGGCGAACGGCAATGGAAAGCGTCACGTGGACCGGCGCACCTTGCCGACGTTGAACACGCCGCCGGCGCTGGACGTGAACAAGATCATGAAGATCCTCCCCCACCGCTATCCGTTTCTGCTGGTGGACCGGATTCTTTCTTTCGTTCCGATGGAACGGGTGACGGGCATCAAAAACGTCAGCGTGAACGAACCCTTCTTTCAGGGGCACTGGCCCGAGACGCCGGTCATGCCGGGGGTCATGATCATCGAGGCCATGGCGCAGGTTAGCGCGGTGTTGATTTTTGGTGATAATCGCGATCCCGACGGCAAGCTGGCGTTCTTTCTGGGGGTGGACAAGGCCCGTTTCCGGCGGACGGTGGTTCCCGGCGATCAGCTCGTGATCGAGTGCGAAATGGTCCGCCGCCGCAAGAACGCGTGCAAGGTGGCGGCGAAGGCGCTTGTGGATGGCGTGGTCGTTGCCGAGGCGGTGATGACCTTTGGTCTGATGACGCCCGACAGCCGCCTGGCGGAATAA
- a CDS encoding 2-aminoethylphosphonate--pyruvate transaminase, which produces MPSPISGWKDKILFTPGPLTTSQTVKLALLRDLGSRDGDFIARVADIRRRLLDLGGVSPDEFTAIPMQGSGTYAVESVFSSTVPRDGKVLVIINGAYGRRIAQMCATLGIATGTLEFPEYQTPELARIETELAGGAYTDVAVVHCETTTGIINPIEAIGALVRRAGARYIVDAMSSFGAVPIDIAGAGIDYLVSSANKCIEGVPGFGFVIARRAALLETEGRARSLSLDLLAQWKGLETSGQFRFTPPTHVLLAFHQALLELEAEGGVAGRSARYRENYRVLVEGMGALGFEAYLPPALQGYIITSFRYPATPGWDFETFYARLNERDFVIYPGKVSDGDCFRIGNIGRIFPADVKALLAAIRDVLAAMNVAPGT; this is translated from the coding sequence ATGCCCTCCCCGATCAGCGGATGGAAAGACAAAATTCTTTTTACGCCCGGCCCCCTGACGACAAGTCAGACGGTAAAGCTGGCGCTGCTTCGCGATCTGGGATCGCGCGATGGGGACTTCATCGCCCGGGTCGCGGACATCCGCCGTCGGCTGCTGGATCTGGGGGGCGTGTCGCCGGATGAATTTACGGCCATCCCGATGCAGGGCAGCGGGACTTACGCGGTGGAGTCGGTCTTTTCATCCACCGTTCCGCGCGACGGCAAGGTTCTGGTAATCATCAATGGCGCCTACGGCCGCCGGATCGCCCAGATGTGCGCGACTCTCGGCATCGCTACGGGCACGCTGGAGTTTCCCGAGTATCAGACTCCCGAGCTTGCCCGGATTGAGACGGAACTGGCGGGTGGCGCGTACACGGATGTCGCCGTGGTTCACTGCGAAACCACGACGGGCATCATCAATCCCATCGAGGCCATCGGCGCACTCGTGCGACGCGCGGGCGCGCGATATATTGTGGACGCGATGAGCAGCTTCGGGGCTGTGCCAATCGATATTGCCGGTGCGGGTATTGACTATCTTGTCTCGTCCGCGAACAAGTGCATTGAAGGGGTGCCCGGATTTGGCTTTGTGATCGCGCGGCGGGCGGCGCTGCTGGAGACGGAGGGACGAGCGCGCAGCCTGAGTCTGGATCTCCTGGCCCAGTGGAAGGGTCTGGAAACCAGCGGCCAGTTTCGCTTCACCCCGCCGACGCACGTGTTGCTTGCTTTTCATCAGGCCCTGCTCGAACTGGAAGCGGAGGGCGGCGTTGCGGGGCGGTCGGCGCGCTACAGGGAGAACTACCGGGTGCTGGTGGAGGGCATGGGCGCACTGGGCTTCGAGGCGTATCTTCCACCGGCGCTTCAGGGCTATATCATCACGTCCTTTCGCTACCCCGCGACGCCGGGCTGGGACTTCGAAACCTTTTACGCGCGACTCAATGAACGGGACTTCGTCATCTATCCCGGCAAGGTCAGCGATGGGGATTGTTTCCGGATCGGAAATATCGGGCGCATCTTTCCCGCCGACGTGAAGGCCCTGCTGGCCGCGATAAGGGATGTCCTGGCAGCAATGAACGTCGCGCCGGGCACTTGA
- a CDS encoding phosphonoacetaldehyde hydrolase, with protein sequence MSSIRSPYRGPLKAVIFDWAGTTVDHGSRAPAGAFQALFRNHGVEVSIAQARGPMGMHKRDHIAAMLAMPEIASQWRAVHGGAWTNGDLDALFEAFIPLQMEALPHFLDVIPGIPAMASALRERGLKIGATTGYNEAMMGLCQRAARDAGYTPDVSVAASQVPAGRPAPWMAVTAAMEMEVYPWSAIVKVGDTVTDIEEGLNAGMWTIGVTRTGNEVGLSLEEAARLDSTALTALVSRAEEKLRAAGAHYIVESAADILPVLDAIDARLSAGETP encoded by the coding sequence ATGTCTTCCATTCGCAGCCCATATCGTGGGCCCCTCAAAGCGGTTATCTTTGACTGGGCCGGCACCACGGTCGACCATGGATCCCGCGCGCCGGCCGGGGCCTTCCAGGCACTGTTTCGGAATCATGGCGTGGAGGTGAGCATCGCCCAGGCCCGTGGCCCGATGGGAATGCACAAGCGGGATCATATCGCGGCGATGCTGGCCATGCCCGAGATCGCTTCCCAGTGGAGGGCGGTCCATGGCGGGGCGTGGACGAATGGGGACCTTGACGCCCTTTTTGAGGCGTTCATTCCATTGCAGATGGAGGCCCTCCCCCATTTCCTCGATGTCATCCCCGGAATCCCGGCGATGGCGTCGGCGCTGCGCGAACGGGGCCTGAAGATTGGTGCGACGACGGGCTACAACGAGGCCATGATGGGGTTGTGCCAGCGTGCCGCACGGGACGCGGGTTACACGCCCGATGTGAGCGTGGCGGCCAGCCAGGTGCCCGCGGGGCGCCCCGCGCCGTGGATGGCGGTCACAGCCGCGATGGAGATGGAGGTCTATCCCTGGTCGGCGATTGTGAAGGTCGGCGATACGGTAACGGATATAGAGGAGGGGCTGAACGCGGGGATGTGGACGATTGGCGTCACGCGTACGGGGAACGAAGTGGGTCTCTCCCTCGAAGAGGCCGCGCGCCTGGACAGTACGGCGCTGACCGCGCTGGTCTCTCGGGCCGAGGAGAAACTCCGTGCCGCGGGCGCGCACTATATTGTGGAGAGCGCGGCGGATATCCTGCCGGTGCTCGATGCAATCGACGCCCGATTGTCGGCGGGAGAAACGCCCTGA
- a CDS encoding redoxin family protein: MRAHWSVFTFALFLFACGAVHSQEAPSPPSPEKALLQGSIDFLSGLPAFSTEIQMNFELADKAGRTRDGSMKGKLDFSGTDKVRFRVDMEDGYMELFFSPAGKFLYISQENQYVVGKNFGNRQRALTLMPGREFGPAQIMLTDFLHNDPSLMKSMETATLVKAETEDAEAPERVQTSGGGVTADFWLRRGAEPFLEKLQLDLLKMANEGNPELTKVLVTYTFSNWNTSPEFGPEHFAFTKPDGATELDPTGGRPEDPLKGKPAPPITLSLLGEGTLDLTAHVGKNVVILDFWASWCGPCRQGLPIASSVAKEFEDKGVVFYAVNIGENAEVAKAFLAQTGLDFPVALDLNREAQQKYQANSIPKTVIIGKDGVVHTVHLGVSPTFRMDLTATLQELTQ, encoded by the coding sequence ATGAGAGCTCACTGGTCTGTCTTTACCTTCGCCCTGTTCCTTTTCGCCTGCGGAGCGGTCCATTCGCAGGAGGCCCCCTCGCCCCCTTCGCCGGAGAAGGCGCTGCTTCAGGGCAGCATCGATTTTCTGAGCGGGCTTCCCGCCTTTTCGACGGAAATCCAGATGAACTTTGAACTGGCGGACAAGGCGGGACGAACCCGCGACGGAAGCATGAAGGGGAAGCTGGACTTCTCGGGGACGGACAAGGTCCGGTTCCGCGTGGATATGGAAGACGGCTACATGGAGCTTTTCTTCTCTCCCGCGGGCAAATTCCTGTATATCTCTCAGGAAAACCAGTATGTGGTCGGAAAGAATTTCGGGAATCGGCAGCGTGCCCTGACGCTGATGCCGGGGCGCGAATTCGGTCCCGCGCAGATCATGCTGACCGATTTCCTGCACAATGATCCCTCCCTGATGAAATCCATGGAGACGGCGACGCTGGTCAAAGCGGAAACGGAAGACGCGGAGGCGCCGGAGCGGGTTCAGACGAGTGGCGGCGGGGTAACCGCCGACTTCTGGCTGCGCCGTGGCGCGGAGCCCTTTCTGGAGAAGCTTCAACTGGATCTGCTGAAGATGGCGAACGAAGGGAACCCCGAGCTCACGAAGGTGCTGGTGACCTACACCTTCAGCAATTGGAACACATCGCCGGAGTTTGGTCCGGAGCATTTCGCCTTCACCAAACCCGACGGCGCGACGGAGCTTGACCCGACCGGGGGTCGCCCGGAGGATCCGCTGAAGGGCAAGCCGGCGCCGCCGATCACGCTTTCGCTCCTGGGCGAGGGAACGCTCGACCTTACGGCGCACGTGGGCAAGAACGTGGTGATTCTGGATTTCTGGGCGTCGTGGTGCGGTCCCTGCCGCCAGGGCCTGCCCATTGCTTCTTCGGTTGCGAAGGAGTTTGAGGACAAGGGCGTGGTGTTCTACGCGGTGAACATTGGGGAGAACGCGGAAGTCGCCAAGGCGTTCCTGGCCCAGACGGGCCTGGATTTCCCCGTGGCGCTGGATCTGAATCGGGAAGCCCAGCAGAAGTATCAGGCGAACAGCATCCCCAAGACGGTGATCATCGGCAAGGATGGTGTGGTGCATACGGTCCATCTGGGTGTATCGCCTACGTTCCGGATGGATCTCACGGCGACGCTTCAGGAACTCACCCAGTAG